The following are encoded together in the Candidatus Methylomirabilis oxygeniifera genome:
- the ispU gene encoding Undecaprenyl pyrophosphate synthetase 2 (UPP synthetase 2) (Di-trans,poly-cis-decaprenylcistransferase 2) (Undecaprenyl diphosphate synthase 2) (UDS 2) (Evidence 2a : Function of homologous gene experimentally demonstrated in an other organism; PubMedId : 15447632; Product type e : enzyme) encodes MFKHLLYRLYEGRLFQEVRGGELPRHIGLILDGNRRYARERGYSTLLEGHRRGAEKLEEVLNWCEELAIRMVTVWIFSTENVSRSQEEVNGLLALIEKKMHDIARDPKVHRKRMRIRAIGKMELLPQSTVKAIQEAEDATRDYDAFCLNVAVGYGGRQEIADAIATMLRDKTARMVPLEQIIDEISIDEIGKYLYTYDLPDPDLIIRTSGEVRLSGFLLWQSAYSEYYFCDAYWPVFRKIDFLRAIRSFQQRERRFGV; translated from the coding sequence ATGTTTAAGCATCTGCTGTACCGACTGTACGAAGGGCGGCTGTTTCAGGAGGTTCGAGGCGGAGAGCTGCCCCGGCACATCGGCCTGATCCTCGACGGCAATCGGCGATACGCGCGCGAGCGAGGCTATTCGACGCTCCTTGAGGGCCATCGGAGAGGAGCGGAGAAATTGGAGGAGGTCCTAAACTGGTGTGAAGAGCTTGCGATTCGGATGGTCACGGTATGGATCTTCTCTACCGAAAATGTATCGCGAAGTCAGGAGGAGGTGAACGGCCTTCTCGCACTCATTGAGAAGAAGATGCATGACATCGCCCGAGATCCCAAGGTACACCGGAAGCGGATGCGGATCAGGGCCATCGGCAAGATGGAGCTTCTGCCGCAGTCTACAGTGAAGGCGATTCAAGAGGCAGAGGATGCGACCCGAGACTACGACGCCTTCTGCCTGAATGTCGCCGTAGGGTATGGCGGGCGACAGGAGATCGCGGATGCTATTGCGACGATGCTCAGAGATAAAACGGCAAGAATGGTTCCACTGGAGCAGATCATTGACGAGATTTCTATCGATGAGATCGGGAAGTATCTTTATACCTACGATCTGCCTGACCCTGATCTTATCATCCGGACCAGCGGTGAGGTTCGGCTGAGCGGATTCCTGCTCTGGCAGAGCGCGTACAGCGAGTATTACTTTTGTGACGCCTATTGGCCGGTCTTTAGAAAGATCGACTTTCTCCGAGCCATTCGAAGCTTTCAGCAGCGCGAGCGCCGGTTTGGGGTCTAA
- a CDS encoding conserved membrane protein of unknown function (Evidence 4 : Homologs of previously reported genes of unknown function), translating into MASWLNPEEDVLFFLEREMADVFVVSERHLFDGVVRLQGRLLIDPVAAIAELTERLAPHGYYPLLRSEEDLTILRVPPAKRLFRTGPWVNVALLLATLATTVFVGAANRGANPFADPRSLALGLPFAITLLLILGVHELGHYFTARRYGIAVTLPYFIPAPIGLGTFGAFIKMKSPVTDRRALFDVGIAGPLAGLCVALPAIVVGLRWSELILTGSEEHAGIALGTPLLFSLLQWLTLGPIPEGGDVLLHPVAFAGWIGLFVTALNLLPIGQLDGGHISYALVGRHHRRVAIVTLLALIGMGIAYWPGWLFWASLSLILGLKHPPPLNDVTRLDDRRRLLGFASLLLLLSVITPSPFNFSES; encoded by the coding sequence ATGGCAAGCTGGCTGAATCCGGAAGAGGACGTCCTCTTTTTTCTTGAGCGCGAGATGGCAGACGTCTTTGTGGTCAGCGAGAGACACCTGTTTGATGGAGTCGTCCGCTTACAAGGAAGATTGCTGATCGATCCCGTCGCGGCTATCGCTGAATTGACGGAACGGCTTGCGCCCCACGGCTATTACCCGCTGCTTCGAAGCGAGGAGGATCTGACGATCCTCCGAGTCCCACCTGCGAAACGGCTGTTTCGTACCGGTCCGTGGGTGAATGTTGCGCTGCTGCTGGCTACCCTTGCGACGACGGTGTTTGTAGGAGCCGCCAATCGAGGCGCCAACCCCTTTGCCGATCCCCGGTCGCTGGCGCTGGGACTCCCTTTTGCGATCACGCTGCTGTTGATCCTTGGTGTACATGAGCTCGGGCACTACTTCACCGCTCGACGCTATGGTATCGCGGTCACGCTCCCCTATTTTATCCCCGCTCCGATCGGGCTCGGGACCTTCGGGGCGTTCATCAAGATGAAGTCGCCGGTTACCGATCGCAGAGCGCTCTTTGACGTCGGGATTGCAGGACCACTTGCAGGGTTATGCGTGGCGCTGCCGGCCATCGTTGTGGGGCTGCGCTGGTCGGAGCTGATTCTCACCGGTTCGGAAGAACATGCCGGCATCGCGCTAGGGACACCACTTCTGTTTTCGCTCCTGCAGTGGTTAACGCTGGGACCGATACCGGAGGGAGGCGACGTGCTGTTGCACCCGGTTGCATTCGCTGGATGGATCGGTCTGTTCGTGACGGCCCTCAATCTGCTCCCGATCGGTCAACTGGATGGCGGCCACATCTCGTACGCGCTGGTGGGTCGGCATCACCGGAGGGTGGCGATCGTCACCCTGCTGGCGCTGATCGGCATGGGGATCGCGTATTGGCCGGGGTGGCTGTTCTGGGCATCACTCTCATTGATCCTGGGACTGAAACATCCTCCTCCACTGAACGATGTGACACGGTTGGATGACCGTAGAAGGCTGTTGGGCTTTGCGTCGCTGCTGCTGTTGCTGAGCGTTATCACGCCGTCCCCCTTCAATTTTTCGGAGTCGTAG
- a CDS encoding protein of unknown function (Evidence 5 : No homology to any previously reported sequences) yields MLFAEHPQIRNFIVVSLLAHLVFIGLISAMQRSAGLPTDRPLQVRIVDRSIRTRAVPVPDRRTLRTTTARAHRRTKQAGLQKAQASSRRFRRLASASSRRTVTPPAVSAATVRPHAPSAYQTALTPWTPPPLRTLQGADAAPGPKAAHVEPLEGEGVGVGGSTRPSNLRGQMAMLWKSLDAGQYPGQATDTGDEGDTGSATGPTVSLDSQDSRFASYLMVVKRRIERVWSYPPDARGLTGNLIITFGITRDGRLSDLQLTQTSGLAPLDNEAIRAIRLANPFGPFSEQMRFERLNIRAAFYYHVSRASLKNQ; encoded by the coding sequence ATGTTGTTTGCTGAGCATCCGCAAATCCGCAACTTTATCGTTGTTTCGCTGCTGGCGCATCTGGTGTTTATCGGCCTGATCAGCGCCATGCAGCGGTCTGCCGGACTGCCTACCGACCGGCCGCTCCAGGTTCGGATTGTCGATCGATCGATTCGGACCCGGGCTGTGCCGGTACCTGATCGTAGAACCCTTAGGACAACGACAGCACGCGCGCATCGGCGCACAAAACAGGCGGGTCTGCAAAAAGCGCAGGCCAGTTCACGCCGCTTTCGGCGCCTTGCATCGGCCTCCTCTCGCAGAACCGTGACTCCTCCAGCCGTATCAGCAGCGACAGTGAGGCCTCATGCTCCTTCTGCCTATCAGACCGCACTGACCCCGTGGACGCCGCCGCCGCTGCGAACGTTGCAGGGCGCGGACGCCGCTCCCGGCCCGAAGGCGGCTCACGTTGAGCCACTCGAGGGCGAGGGCGTGGGCGTGGGTGGATCGACCCGCCCATCCAACCTCAGAGGTCAAATGGCCATGCTATGGAAAAGCCTCGATGCCGGGCAATACCCCGGCCAGGCGACTGATACCGGAGATGAGGGTGATACAGGTTCCGCCACCGGGCCGACGGTCTCGTTGGATAGTCAGGATTCCCGGTTTGCGTCCTATCTGATGGTGGTAAAGAGGCGGATTGAAAGGGTCTGGAGTTACCCTCCGGACGCGCGGGGTCTGACTGGGAATCTAATAATCACCTTTGGGATCACCCGCGATGGCCGCTTAAGCGATCTGCAACTCACGCAGACGTCCGGTCTCGCCCCGCTGGATAACGAGGCGATTCGAGCGATCCGACTGGCCAACCCCTTCGGTCCGTTTTCTGAGCAGATGCGCTTCGAGCGACTGAATATCCGAGCGGCCTTTTACTACCATGTCAGTCGCGCAAGCCTCAAGAATCAGTGA
- the fecE gene encoding iron-dicitrate transporter subunit ; ATP-binding component of ABC superfamily; KpLE2 phage-like element (Evidence 2a : Function of homologous gene experimentally demonstrated in an other organism; PubMedId : 89213950, 91072220, 92269759; Product type t : transporter) codes for MRPGVRLDGVHFTYSSGFGLAGIDLCIEPGERVAILGPNGSGKTTLLKLMLGVLHPGDGTISFEGEDLGGMSRMTRARAIAMVPQELLLPYSLTVREVVLLGRTPYLHRYRGPAHTDLDTVRAAMAATDLLSAAGRLYNELSGGERQRVILAMALAQQPRLLLLDEPTRSLDLNHQIRMLSLIKDLNLQRRLTIVSSLHDLNLSSLYFDRLVLLSSGRVVADGPPDEVIRPNTIREVFGVSVLVDRHPALGIPWMTFAPDAGDLFSAREDASEAINP; via the coding sequence ATGAGGCCAGGGGTGCGTCTCGACGGCGTTCATTTCACCTATTCGAGCGGCTTCGGGCTTGCGGGGATCGATCTGTGTATCGAGCCTGGTGAACGGGTGGCGATTCTCGGCCCGAATGGCTCGGGAAAGACGACGCTCCTGAAGCTGATGCTGGGCGTGTTGCATCCAGGGGACGGTACGATCTCTTTCGAGGGCGAAGATCTGGGTGGGATGAGCCGAATGACGCGGGCGCGGGCGATTGCTATGGTTCCCCAGGAATTACTGCTACCGTATTCCCTCACAGTGAGGGAGGTGGTGTTATTGGGGCGTACCCCGTATCTGCATCGCTACCGCGGCCCTGCGCATACGGACCTGGACACGGTACGAGCGGCGATGGCCGCCACGGATCTTCTGTCTGCTGCCGGCCGCCTGTACAACGAACTCTCCGGAGGGGAACGCCAGCGGGTGATCCTGGCGATGGCGCTGGCACAACAGCCACGTTTGCTGCTGCTCGACGAACCGACCCGCTCTCTCGATCTCAATCACCAGATCCGGATGCTGTCGCTGATCAAAGATCTCAACCTTCAGCGCCGTCTGACGATTGTTTCATCGCTTCACGATCTGAATCTGTCTTCACTCTATTTTGACCGTCTGGTCCTTCTCTCATCGGGTCGCGTCGTAGCGGATGGTCCCCCGGATGAGGTCATCCGGCCGAATACGATACGAGAGGTCTTCGGCGTGTCCGTGCTAGTAGATCGGCATCCCGCGCTCGGTATTCCCTGGATGACCTTCGCACCCGACGCAGGGGATCTGTTCTCTGCCCGAGAAGACGCCTCTGAGGCGATCAACCCTTGA
- the fecD gene encoding iron-dicitrate transporter subunit ; membrane component of ABC superfamily; KpLE2 phage-like element (Evidence 2a : Function of homologous gene experimentally demonstrated in an other organism; PubMedId : 89213950, 91072220, 92269759; Product type t : transporter) has product MMMSFFRLLHPSLRTYLILSVILFLALLIGVMQGAVALAPITILKILLRSIGISLGSVTWQGADETILLELRLPRVLGGALVGAALATAGVLFQGLLRNPLADPYIIGTSAGAGFAATVAMLVLPPASILGFGSVAVSAFVGGLLAVLLVYRLARIDGRCSPVTLLLAGVIVNAVLGYLGSLSILLFEGSEFRLRQVFTWLMGGIAVNDPRQLLAVGPIIVAGIIAAYGCAVSLNALTVGEEGAQALGVDLDRESGRIIVLGALLTGAAVSVSGLIGFLGLAVPHILRLLVGSDHRRLLPASALAGAALLVLADTAARSLTAPAELPVGIFTALLGGPLFLFLLRRNGKESGWR; this is encoded by the coding sequence ATGATGATGTCTTTTTTTCGCCTCCTCCACCCTTCGCTTCGCACCTATCTCATCCTCTCCGTCATACTGTTCCTGGCGCTGCTCATCGGTGTGATGCAGGGTGCGGTCGCGTTAGCTCCTATAACTATCCTCAAAATCCTTCTTCGATCGATCGGCATTTCGCTTGGCTCCGTCACCTGGCAGGGCGCGGATGAGACGATCCTGCTCGAGCTCAGGCTACCCAGAGTCCTCGGCGGAGCGTTGGTAGGCGCAGCCCTGGCGACTGCCGGTGTCCTGTTCCAGGGGCTCCTTCGCAATCCGCTCGCCGATCCGTATATCATCGGCACATCTGCCGGTGCCGGCTTTGCGGCGACGGTGGCCATGCTTGTTCTGCCTCCAGCCTCTATCCTCGGCTTTGGATCGGTGGCGGTCTCAGCCTTCGTCGGTGGCCTGCTGGCGGTGCTGCTGGTCTACCGGCTTGCGCGGATAGATGGGCGCTGCTCGCCGGTGACCCTGTTGCTCGCGGGTGTCATTGTCAATGCGGTTCTCGGCTATCTGGGCTCATTGAGCATCCTGCTGTTCGAGGGGAGCGAGTTTCGATTGCGTCAAGTCTTTACCTGGCTTATGGGTGGGATCGCAGTGAATGATCCGCGACAACTGTTGGCAGTAGGGCCGATCATTGTTGCGGGCATTATTGCGGCATATGGTTGTGCGGTGTCGCTCAATGCGCTGACGGTGGGAGAAGAGGGGGCGCAAGCTCTGGGAGTGGACCTGGATCGAGAGTCCGGCCGGATCATTGTGCTCGGTGCGCTGTTGACGGGCGCTGCCGTCAGCGTGAGCGGTCTGATCGGATTTCTGGGGCTTGCTGTTCCGCACATCCTACGCCTTCTGGTCGGGTCGGATCACCGACGGCTCTTACCGGCTTCGGCCCTGGCCGGCGCAGCCCTGCTGGTACTGGCGGATACGGCAGCGCGCTCCCTCACAGCTCCGGCGGAACTTCCCGTGGGAATCTTCACGGCCCTGCTCGGCGGTCCCCTTTTTCTTTTCCTCCTACGGCGAAACGGAAAGGAGTCGGGGTGGCGATGA
- a CDS encoding Periplasmic binding protein, which translates to MRCRRCLLSFILVISAWASADASPLTVVDDTGRSVTLDGPPKRIMSLTPSNTEILFALGAEDRIVAVEQWSDFPPAAKAKPRVTPFNPSLEQIVSLSPDLILSTYGGAESLLPLGRHGIQVMIFAPRTLDDIYRNILLMGRIVDAEARAEDLVRAMRQRVAAVVAKVRDAPRPKVFIELDGSDPGRPFTAGPGSFIDILIRLAGGINIAADSQTAWPQFSLEELIRADPDLIILRDTRTSLNSQMPDLVARRPGWKGIRAVRMGAIAPINSDTISRPGPRIVEGLELLARLLHPDRFR; encoded by the coding sequence ATGAGGTGTCGAAGATGCCTGCTGTCATTCATCTTGGTAATCTCGGCATGGGCTTCGGCCGACGCATCTCCCCTCACTGTTGTCGATGATACAGGGCGGTCCGTCACACTGGACGGGCCGCCCAAGCGGATCATGAGCTTGACGCCGAGTAATACCGAGATATTGTTCGCCCTGGGCGCTGAAGACCGAATTGTGGCTGTGGAACAATGGAGCGACTTTCCGCCGGCTGCAAAAGCCAAGCCTCGAGTGACTCCTTTTAATCCCAGCCTGGAGCAGATTGTGAGTTTAAGCCCGGACCTGATCCTCTCGACCTATGGGGGCGCCGAATCGCTTCTGCCTCTTGGGCGCCATGGGATTCAGGTGATGATCTTTGCGCCACGGACGCTCGACGACATCTACCGAAACATCCTCCTGATGGGCCGGATCGTGGACGCCGAGGCGCGTGCCGAGGATCTGGTTCGCGCTATGCGACAACGCGTGGCGGCGGTCGTGGCGAAGGTGCGCGATGCCCCAAGGCCCAAGGTATTTATTGAGCTTGACGGGAGTGACCCAGGCCGCCCCTTTACGGCCGGTCCGGGTTCCTTTATCGATATTCTTATTCGACTTGCGGGTGGGATAAACATCGCTGCGGACTCGCAAACGGCGTGGCCTCAGTTTAGCCTGGAGGAGCTGATCAGGGCCGACCCCGATCTGATCATTCTGAGGGATACCCGTACTTCTCTGAACTCCCAGATGCCAGATCTGGTGGCTCGACGTCCGGGCTGGAAGGGCATCCGGGCGGTGCGCATGGGAGCGATCGCTCCGATCAACTCGGATACGATCAGTCGTCCTGGACCTCGGATCGTTGAGGGCCTCGAGCTGTTAGCCAGACTGCTGCACCCGGACCGCTTTCGATGA
- a CDS encoding putative TonB-dependent outer membrane receptor for cobalamin and Fe transport (Evidence 3 : Function proposed based on presence of conserved amino acid motif, structural feature or limited homology), whose amino-acid sequence MTGWHGAAKWWLWTTILWCCGPGSASGQTIGSVPEDAVELGSVVVTATKTEVPVKQVAASVTVITKEEIEARQVTQVTDLLRDVPGLSVTQTGSRGGTVSVFPRGGESRFNLVLIDGIKVNDAGGSFDFSDLSTDNIERIEIVRGPHSALYGSDAMGSVIQIFTKRGKGVPQVEVSFAGGNLSTFEEKLNLIGGSGRAGYSLSVGRTDTEGSLRINNDFRETTVSGRLDYAIEKALDLNLIVRFVDSAFEFPTGDAGNLYSPLDPRQSSDRTRLLVSGKASHALTPWWQHTMQVGFYRHQSAFDDPFDPVDPRTGQLIDFSAFHSTNEERRVSADYFWNLTAPTVFDVSSLFTVGFAFEREEFQQRGAATETDFPFSSRNEADRDNKAGYLQGQLDWRKQLFLTAGFRVDGHSTFGTEVTPRVSGAYILPFFGTKLRAGYGEGIKAPTFIQNFGDGSSFVIGNPDLKPERSRGWEVGFDQSLLKGLVELNATYFHNRFTNLIAFVGGAPSFRNVQSARAKGIEAAARVHPGFGLTVGGTYTFLESKVLDNGGVGGTELPVGAPLIRRPKHRGSLSIDHVWERLHTNLTATFVGAQEDLDFRTFPSPRVTLPSYTTVDVAFAYLLLKDRLHLREVSLFGKVQNLFDEGFQETFGFSAPRITFLLGFKGSL is encoded by the coding sequence ATGACAGGCTGGCATGGTGCTGCCAAGTGGTGGTTGTGGACGACGATTCTGTGGTGCTGTGGACCGGGGAGTGCGTCGGGACAGACGATTGGGTCGGTTCCTGAAGATGCGGTAGAGTTGGGGTCGGTGGTGGTAACGGCGACCAAAACTGAAGTTCCCGTAAAACAGGTTGCGGCGTCGGTCACCGTGATTACAAAGGAGGAGATCGAAGCTCGTCAGGTCACCCAGGTGACGGATCTTCTGCGGGATGTCCCGGGGTTGAGTGTGACGCAGACAGGAAGTCGCGGCGGTACCGTCTCGGTCTTTCCGAGGGGTGGCGAATCCCGCTTCAACCTCGTACTGATCGACGGCATCAAGGTGAACGACGCCGGCGGCTCTTTTGACTTCAGTGATCTGAGTACCGACAATATCGAGCGGATCGAGATCGTCAGGGGGCCGCATAGCGCGCTGTACGGTTCCGATGCCATGGGGTCGGTGATCCAGATCTTCACGAAGCGAGGGAAGGGGGTCCCGCAAGTCGAGGTCTCGTTCGCAGGCGGGAATCTGAGTACCTTTGAAGAAAAGTTGAATCTGATTGGTGGTAGTGGGAGAGCCGGCTACTCGTTAAGCGTAGGCAGGACCGATACCGAGGGAAGTCTCCGCATCAATAACGACTTTCGTGAAACAACCGTCAGTGGCCGGTTGGACTACGCCATAGAAAAGGCGCTGGACCTCAACTTGATCGTTCGATTCGTCGACAGCGCGTTCGAGTTTCCCACCGGTGATGCCGGGAATCTCTACAGCCCGCTTGATCCGAGACAGTCGTCCGATCGGACGCGGTTGCTCGTAAGCGGCAAAGCCAGTCATGCGCTGACGCCCTGGTGGCAGCACACGATGCAGGTCGGCTTCTACCGCCATCAATCGGCCTTTGACGACCCATTCGATCCGGTGGATCCTCGCACAGGGCAGCTCATTGATTTTTCCGCTTTCCACAGCACCAATGAGGAGCGTCGCGTCTCTGCAGACTACTTCTGGAACCTGACCGCCCCGACCGTTTTTGATGTCTCCAGTCTCTTTACCGTCGGCTTCGCCTTTGAGCGGGAGGAGTTCCAGCAGCGTGGGGCGGCCACAGAGACCGATTTTCCATTTTCAAGCCGTAACGAGGCCGATCGGGACAATAAGGCCGGCTACCTCCAGGGTCAGCTCGACTGGAGGAAACAGCTTTTCCTAACGGCGGGGTTTCGAGTCGATGGGCACAGCACATTCGGGACCGAGGTGACCCCCCGCGTGTCGGGAGCCTACATCCTCCCATTTTTTGGGACGAAGCTCCGGGCCGGATACGGCGAAGGGATCAAAGCGCCCACCTTTATTCAGAACTTCGGCGACGGCAGCTCGTTTGTGATCGGCAATCCCGATCTGAAGCCGGAGCGCTCCAGGGGTTGGGAGGTTGGATTCGATCAGTCGCTGCTCAAGGGTCTGGTTGAGCTGAATGCGACCTACTTCCACAATCGGTTCACCAACCTGATCGCCTTTGTCGGTGGAGCGCCGAGCTTCCGGAATGTCCAGTCGGCCAGGGCAAAAGGGATCGAGGCCGCCGCCAGGGTACATCCAGGGTTCGGCCTGACTGTGGGCGGCACCTACACATTCTTGGAGAGTAAGGTTCTCGACAATGGCGGCGTCGGAGGGACTGAGTTGCCGGTCGGCGCACCGCTGATCCGGCGACCGAAGCATAGGGGATCGCTTTCTATCGACCATGTCTGGGAGCGACTCCATACCAACCTGACGGCGACCTTTGTCGGCGCTCAGGAGGATCTCGACTTTCGCACCTTTCCCTCGCCGCGGGTCACGCTTCCCAGCTACACCACCGTCGATGTCGCCTTCGCCTACCTCCTGCTCAAGGACCGGCTCCACCTGAGGGAGGTGTCACTCTTCGGAAAGGTCCAGAACCTCTTTGATGAGGGCTTTCAGGAGACCTTCGGTTTCTCCGCCCCGCGGATCACCTTTTTGCTGGGTTTTAAAGGCAGCTTATGA
- a CDS encoding protein of unknown function (Evidence 5 : No homology to any previously reported sequences), whose product MWMGRRRVGNDPQVRRPIQGNRQRTTFADKGASDDRLAWCCQVVVVDDDSVVLWTGECVGTDDWVGS is encoded by the coding sequence ATGTGGATGGGAAGGCGCAGAGTCGGCAACGATCCACAAGTCAGGAGACCTATCCAGGGGAACAGACAACGTACCACCTTCGCGGATAAGGGGGCGAGTGATGACAGGCTGGCATGGTGCTGCCAAGTGGTGGTTGTGGACGACGATTCTGTGGTGCTGTGGACCGGGGAGTGCGTCGGGACAGACGATTGGGTCGGTTCCTGA
- a CDS encoding protein of unknown function (Evidence 5 : No homology to any previously reported sequences) gives MASCRATPHSQWRDRAGFTLPQYMAGHTSFPYIQGRPVRLITLDYPYWPLSPPFKLVTHSTAAKIRLTSAPQHKSPNPPRKT, from the coding sequence GTGGCATCATGCAGAGCGACTCCCCACTCACAGTGGCGGGACCGTGCTGGCTTTACCCTGCCGCAGTATATGGCAGGACACACCAGCTTCCCTTACATCCAGGGGCGCCCGGTTCGACTTATCACATTGGACTATCCGTATTGGCCTCTCTCACCCCCCTTCAAGCTTGTTACTCATTCCACTGCAGCAAAGATCCGGCTCACCTCTGCTCCGCAACACAAATCTCCCAACCCTCCGAGGAAGACTTGA
- a CDS encoding Putative cobalamin synthase (CobS family) (Evidence 3 : Function proposed based on presence of conserved amino acid motif, structural feature or limited homology; Product type pe : putative enzyme): MAFSCVAVPAPSLLGFRRSVFIFAVRRMLQSLAIAFGFLTRLPVKNALAEDVDLGRSLSWFPIVGMVLGLALVGTERLLRGYLPSDLMAVGLVALLAAITGGLHLDGLADVSDAFGGGRGDRRRMLAIMKDSRIGAHGATVLCLFVIAKVFTVMTVLRHDAVWQLFAFPILARWAVIPLVIFFPYVRVEGLGKPFHRHGRPLHFAVATCLTLALVAWTGVRIIVPGASALAVALGMGVWLKRRLGGLTGDVYGAAIELSEIVFLVVAGLGDGR, translated from the coding sequence GTGGCGTTTAGTTGTGTAGCAGTGCCGGCGCCGTCCCTCTTGGGATTTCGCCGGTCTGTATTCATCTTTGCCGTGAGAAGAATGCTTCAATCGCTTGCCATTGCTTTCGGTTTCTTGACACGACTGCCGGTAAAGAATGCCCTAGCCGAAGATGTCGACTTGGGTCGTTCGCTTTCGTGGTTTCCCATCGTTGGGATGGTGCTGGGACTCGCGCTTGTCGGGACCGAGCGGCTCCTGCGCGGTTATCTACCCTCAGACCTGATGGCAGTCGGCCTCGTGGCGCTCCTTGCGGCGATCACGGGCGGCCTTCATCTGGACGGGCTGGCCGACGTATCGGACGCTTTCGGCGGGGGGCGTGGGGATCGCCGGCGTATGCTTGCGATTATGAAAGACAGCCGAATCGGCGCCCACGGAGCTACGGTCCTCTGCTTGTTTGTGATCGCAAAGGTGTTCACCGTTATGACAGTACTCAGGCATGACGCCGTATGGCAACTGTTCGCCTTTCCCATTCTGGCGCGATGGGCGGTGATTCCACTGGTCATCTTCTTCCCGTACGTGCGGGTCGAGGGTCTGGGGAAGCCCTTCCACCGGCACGGGCGCCCGCTCCATTTTGCTGTGGCGACGTGCCTGACGTTGGCCTTGGTAGCCTGGACGGGCGTGCGTATTATCGTGCCGGGAGCGTCTGCGCTTGCCGTTGCGCTGGGGATGGGTGTGTGGCTGAAGCGTCGCCTCGGCGGTCTCACGGGTGACGTCTACGGCGCTGCGATCGAGTTGTCGGAAATCGTCTTCCTCGTTGTCGCAGGGCTTGGGGATGGACGGTAG